In one Ictalurus furcatus strain D&B chromosome 10, Billie_1.0, whole genome shotgun sequence genomic region, the following are encoded:
- the LOC128614155 gene encoding 5-hydroxytryptamine receptor 3A-like, whose product MCRPGQSGPTYESLQEVFDRKPFRPAVNLSNPTITNISFTLYAVLGVNEKTQILTTFLWLRLYWFHEFLIWDPEECDGISKISLPVNNLWSPDIIVYEFVDDDVSQACPYVYVNHTGHIRYDRMLRLVTACNLQIFSFPFDVQNCTFTFGSYMHTIRDVRVKPALPFGEMSGNSKRYLEASGEWELVVILGEAGILNFGIDEWDIITFWVVIKRRPILYVVNLLIPSSFLMVIDILSFYLPPHSVDRASFKMTLILGYTVFLLIMNDLLPSTANGTPIIGIYFSVCLAMMVISLLETVIITNVLHHNSMKYRPVPMWVRTVVLKYIARFICYSDKDVTHTQRKILEQGDIWSTQHTRTDTAQHTHANAGVSPLCVPELVEISECVQAIRAHLTMLQREEALQDEWCHVGYVLDFLLFRVYLMLITFYAFAIIFMWCIWMYQ is encoded by the exons atgTGTAGACCGGGTCAGAGTGGACCGACCTACGAGTCTCTACAGGAGGTATTCGACAGGAAGCCATTTAGACCTGCCGTGAACCTGAGTAACCCCACCATTACCAACATCTCCTTCACCCTGTATGCTGTGCTTGGAGTG AACGAGAAGACTCAGATCCTCACCACGTTCCTGTGGCTGCGGTTG TACTGGTTTCACGAATTCCTGATCTGGGACCCTGAGGAGTGTGATGGGATCAGTAAGATCTCACTTCCTGTAAACAACCTCTGGTCACCTGACATCATCGTCTATGAGTT tgtggaTGATGACGTGTCGCAGGCATGTCCATATGTGTATGTTAACCATACGGGTCACATTCGCTATGACCGGATGCTCAGGCTTGTCACAGCATGTAACCTGCAGATCTTCAGTTTCCCGTTTGACGTTCAGAACTGCACCTTCACCTTCGGCTCCTACATGCACACAA TTCGGGATGTTAGGGTGAAGCCTGCTCTCCCATTTGGTGAGATGTCAGGGAACTCGAAACGTTACCTGGAGGCCAGCGGGGAGTGGGAGCTGGTGGTGATTTTGGGAGAAGCGGGAATTCTCAACTTTGGCATAGACGAGTGGGACATCATCACCTTCTgg gtggtgaTAAAGCGTCGGCCAATCCTGTATGTGGTGAATTTGCTCATCCCGAGCTCCTTCCTCATGGTCATTGACATTCTGTCCTTCTATTTGCCACCTCACAGCGTTGACCGTGCCTCATTTAAGATGACGCTGATCCTCGGTTACACCGTTTTCCTGCTCATCATGAACGACCTGCTGCCTAGCACAGCCAACGGCACACCAATCATCG GAatttatttctctgtgtgtttggctATGATGGTCATCAGTCTACTGGAGACGGTCATCATCACCAACGTTCTTCATCACAACTCCATGAAGTACCGCCCGGTTCCTATGTGGGTCCGGACGGTTGTGCTGAAATACATCGCTCGCTTCATCTGTTACAGTGATAaggatgtcacacacacacagcgcaaaATATTGGAACAAGGAGACATCTGGAGCACGCAACACACACGCACCGacactgcacaacacacacatgctaatg CGGGTGTGTCCCCCCTGTGTGTCCCCGAGCTGGTGGAGATCAGTGAGTGTGTGCAAGCAATTCGTGCTCACCTCACCATGCTGCAGCGAGAAGAAGCTCTGCAGGATGAGTGGTGTCACGTTGGCTACGTCCTCGACTTCCTGCTATTCCGCGTTTACCTAATGCTCATCACCTTCTACGCCTTCGCCATCATCTTCATGTGGTGCATCTGGATGTaccagtga
- the rubcn gene encoding run domain Beclin-1-interacting and cysteine-rich domain-containing protein: MEICSEADGVEKRREHWKLLSNLKTTVEGLLSTNNPNVWSRYGGLQRLHKDMSNILSHGLKNEQVYYKQKDYWRFVWCLRSISPNLAAHVEPFSQMEPVLSSSVQCESDKAERWLLHSLQSHTLSIQLKPLITHSNTTRKHYTDEAFLLSELHVAAMFQCLEAVEQNDARLLALINTTLLSHLKECVPMDLLHAQQCVLPGVSIRSHTPSCSSRDNTHTSYTERSTDAVECVSASGAPLGCLSTDQSILDPVTTQNSQTDSTRPVNPAPSEGGDCDGDDGPEYLAIGNLGRRSRRGSSSLAQSTERPQLRVHAPEAPPPSQRRSSFSDMERGKRRSFRGHTRSLSDTGVMQKHKQESVVDEQCVRDFGPFSTHSNDSSHSSLYMEAGGLQYDSGSDGLFRKPSEGQSLISYLSEQDFGSCADLEKENAHFSISESLIAAIELMKCKMRAEEADEDGDSDSEIQQLKQKIRLRRQQIRRSRLQTPSSTHHTLPSTDSGGSMRSSRDSLLDSGSADDVEDPVLRDADVKQSATLSSRSFISSESVSQWLLQSNSAESVAMGLLRQFEGLQLPAASELEWLVPEHDAPQKLLPMPDSVPISPDDGEHADVYKLRIRVRGNLEWAPPRPQIIFNIHHAPKRKVLMMKQNYRCAGCGTRIDPDYIKRLRYCEYLGRYFCQCCHDNAVAVVPGRVLSKWDFGKYYVSNFARDLLGKIAQDPLFNLDDINSGLYKKVKNLEAVRVLRLQLFHMKNLFKTCRLAEKVLQHFDSVPAHLTEDLHLFSLNDLTTVRSGDLAPKLRDLVRSGSEHVASCMLCQAKGFVCEFCGNDQDIIFPFELNKSRRCEECSACYHRSCFKNKSVCPRCCRLAERRERMNSTNVEEEDGQ; encoded by the exons ATGGAGATCTGCTCAGAGGCGGACGGTGTGgagaaaag GCGTGAACACTGGAAGCTCCTGTCCAACCTGAAGACAACCGTCGAAGGACTTCTGTCTACAAATAACCCGAATGTGTGGTCTCGCTATGGAGGACTGCAGCGACTTCACAAAGACATGAGCAACATCCTGAGTCATGGCCTCAAAAACGAACAG GTGTACTATAAGCAGAAGGATTACTGGCGCTTTGTGTGGTGTCTGCGGTCCATCAGTCCCAATCTTGCTGCTCATGTAGAACcg ttcagtcAGATGGAGCCGGTGTTAAGCAGCAGTGTTCAGTGTGAGAGTGATAAGGCCGAGCGTTGGCTCCTCCACAGTCTGCAGAGTCACACACTCTCCATACAACTAAAACCCCTgatcacacacagcaacacCACCAGAAAACACtatacag ACGAGGCGTTTCTTCTGAGTGAGCTGCATGTGGCAGCCATGTTTCAGTGTTTGGAGGCGGTGGAGCAGAACGACGCACGGCTGCTCGCCCTCATCAACACTACGCTT ctGTCCCACTTGAAGGAGTGTGTTCCTATGGATCTGCTCCACGCTCAGCAGTGTGTGCTGCCTGGAGTTTCCATACGCTCACACACTCCGTCCTGCTCATCaagagacaacacacacacttcctataCTGAGAGGAGTACAG atgcAGTGGAATGTGTAAGTGCCTCTGGGGCTCCCTTGGGGTGTTTGAGCACCGACCAAAGCATCTTGGACCCAGTGACGACCCAGAATTCTCAGACTGACTCCACCCGTCCTGTTAACCCTGCCCCCTCTGAGGGTGGGGACTGTGACGGTGATGATGGGCCAGAGTACCTAGCCATTGGGAACCTGGGGAGGCGGAGCCGCAGAGGTTCCAGCAGCTTGGCACAAAGTACTGAGCGCCCTCAGCTCAGGGTCCATGCTCCCGAAGCTCCGCCCCCCTCCCAAAGACGTAGCTCTTTCTCTGATATGGAAAGGGGAAAGAGACGGAGCTTCAGGGGTCACACAAGGTCACTGTCTGATACAGGGGTCatgcagaaacacaaacaag aatcAGTTGTAGATGAGCAGTGTGTGCGTGATTTCGGgcctttttccactcacagcaACGACAGCAGTCACAGTTCTCTCTACATGGAGGCCG GAGGTCTTCAGTACGATAGCGGGTCTGATGGATTGTTCCGGAAGCCGTCAGAGGGTCAGAGTCTGATCAGCTACTTGTCAGAGCAGGACTTCGGCAGCTGTGCAGATCTGGAGAAG GAGAATGCACACTTCAGCATCTCTGAATCTCTGATTGCCGCCATCGAGCTGATGAAATGTAAGATGAGGGCAGAGGAGGCAGACGAGGATGGAGACAGCGACTCTGAGATCCAACAGCTCAAACAGAAGATCCGTCTGCGTAGACAGCAGATCCGCCGCAGCCGCCTACAAACACCCAGCTCCACCCACCACA cTCTTCCCTCCACAGACAGTGGTGGATCAATGCGGAGCTCCCGTGATTCCCTGCTCGACTCTGGATCAGCTGATGATGTGGAGGACCCTGTGCTGAGAG ATGCAGATGTTAAACAGAGTGCAACTCTGAGCAGCAGGTCCTTCATCAGCTCTGAGTCTGT gtctCAGTGGTTGTTGCAATCGAATAGTGCTGAATCAGTTGCAATGGGGCTGCTGCGTCAGTTTGAGGGTCTGCAACTTCCCGCAGCCTCTGAACTTGAGTGGCTTGTCCCTGAACACGATGCTCCTcagaag ctgctgCCGATGCCTGATTCTGTGCCGATCTCTCCGGATGATGGTGAACACGCTGACGTATATAAACTGCGAATCCGTGTGAGGGGGAATCTAGAGTGGGCCCCCCCGAGACCTCAGATCATCTTCAACATCCATCATGCACCCAA gaggaAAGTGTTGATGATGAAGCAGAATTACAGGTGTGCAGGATGTGGAACTCGTATTGACCCAG ATTACATTAAGAGGCTGCGTTATTGCGAGTACCTAGGCCGGTATTTCTGTCAGTGTTGCCATGACAACGCAGTTGCCGTGGTGCCAGGGCGCGTCCTGTCTAAATGGGATTTTGGTAAATATTATGTCAGTAACTTTGCCCGAGACCTGCTGGGAAAAATTGCCCAGGATCCTTTGTTCAACCTCGATGACATCAACAGTGGGTTGTACAAGAAGGTGAAGAACCTGGAGGCCGTACGG gtgttgaGGCTGCAGCTGTTCCACATGAAGAACCTGTTTAAAACCTGCCGTCTGGCCGAAAA AGTCTTGCAGCACTTTGACTCGGTTCCTGCACACCTGACTGAGGATCTCCACCTGTTCTCTCTGAATGACCTGACAACAGTGCGCTCCGGTGACCTCGCACCCAAACTGCGTGACCTTGTGCGCTCAGGGTCGGAGCATGTCGCTTCCTGTATG TTGTGTCAAGCAAAGGGATTCGTGTGTGAATTCTGTGGGAATGATCAGGACATCATCTTCCCCTTTGAGCTGAACAAGTCTCGCCGCTGTGAGG agtgCAGTGCGTGTTATCACCGCTCGTGCTTTAAGAACAAGAGTGTGTGTCCACGGTGTTGCCGCCTGGCCGAGAGACGAGAGAGGATGAATAGCACAAacgtggaggaggaggatgggcaataa